A genome region from Megalobrama amblycephala isolate DHTTF-2021 linkage group LG16, ASM1881202v1, whole genome shotgun sequence includes the following:
- the irs1 gene encoding insulin receptor substrate 1-B isoform X1, which produces MASPTTEQGCFSDVKKVGYLRKPKSMHKRFFVLRAASASGPSRLEYYENEKKWRHKSGAPKRSVPLESCFNINKRADSKNKHLVALYTKDEYFAIAADSELEQESWYQALVDLHNRGKVHETASGRGIGEDNYGEATPGPAFKEVWQVILKPKGLGHIKNLIGVYRLCLTNKTISFVKLNSDAAAVVLQLMNIRRCGHSENFFFIEVGRSAVTGPGEFWMQVDDSVVAQNMHETILEAMKAMSEEFRPRSKSQSSSNCSNPISVPVRRHHHNNPPPSQVGLGRRSRAESVTATSPVRPGKHSHSFRVRASSDGEGTMSRPASVDGSPSSPSTARLQSQRHKGGSRLHPPLNHSRSIPTPTSRCSPSAISPVSLSSSSTSGHGSTSDCLFPRRSSASISGSPSDGGFISSDEYGSSPCDFRSSFRSVTPDSLGHTPPAREEEINNYICMAKPGSLPGTGSQSRSQSRGTPSRLEEPELEKCFRKRTHSSGASPPTPCHQKTPSQSSSASLEEYTVMMPAYPRSRTASSSSSTHRHSFMPTHSYPEEGIDTSQAKDHSGTDHKDDGYMPMLPGVAPATPTVKNGDYMPMSPKSVSAPQQIINPRQHSHVDSNGYMMMSPSGSCSPDGTTNYGKIWTNGINPKLSMESMEGKVSSCGDYINMSPASCSTTSTPPDCFFNPVEDPPRPMYAYFSLPRSFKHANRKQDQSPLRISLGSNRLPYADSSSSSASSDSLGGQGNSQQSAVKPKRSEGNSRLTRPTRLSLDASKASTLPRTRESPFPAEPKSPGEYVNIEFNDKPFSASLASLFPPVFSGSDAEAQSDLSSSEYMNMQPGSQARRLCPEMQISTSCSDYAIINPSDSKSSPPLTCESICDRDYISMQLASCTSFPNTQMMLMTEALPDADAPPRSVSPNHGVTALSGAPGRPALMGSLSGLSAFTRVNSTSGWNQGAKVIRADPQGRRRHSSETFASTTPRGSVDTSATCQSGDVKRHSSASFENVWLRPGEASAASTAPPSSTVTNGRRENTSGPIPTLTNHDQNGLNYIDLDLVQNGEQHIPDWNAFQSRPVELGAVEGIEELSAYASINFQKSDETRGNLARREEPLVKVDTGRDMEGWRGSKERE; this is translated from the coding sequence aTGGCAAGCCCGACCACGGAGCAAGGATGTTTTTCGGATGTGAAAAAGGTGGGTTATTTAAGGAAACCCAAAAGCATGCACAAAAGGTTTTTTGTACTGAGGGCGGCGAGCGCCTCCGGACCGTCCCGACTGGAGTACTACGAAAACGAGAAGAAGTGGAGACACAAGTCTGGAGCACCGAAAAGGTCCGTTCCGCTGGAGAGCTGCTTTAACATCAACAAAAGAGCGGATTCTAAAAACAAACATCTCGTCGCGCTTTACACCAAGGATGAGTACTTTGCCATCGCTGCTGACAGCGAGTTAGAGCAGGAGTCATGGTATCAAGCCCTGGTTGATCTTCATAACAGAGGTAAAGTCCACGAAACTGCCTCGGGCCGCGGAATTGGCGAGGATAATTACGGCGAAGCCACGCCGGGACCTGCCTTCAAAGAGGTTTGGCAGGTTATTTTGAAACCAAAGGGTCTGGGTCACATAAAAAACTTGATTGGCGTTTACAGATTATGCCTCACTAATAAGACTATCAGTTTTGTGAAACTCAATTCAGATGCGGCCGCAGTGGTCCTGCAGTTGATGAACATTAGAAGATGTGGTCACTCTGAAAATTTCTTTTTCATTGAAGTTGGGAGATCTGCTGTGACGGGACCCGGGGAGTTTTGGATGCAAGTTGATGACTCCGTTGTGGCTCAGAACATGCATGAAACTATATTAGAAGCCATGAAAGCCATGAGTGAGGAGTTCAGACCCCGCAGCAAAAGTCAGTCGTCTTCCAACTGCTCGAACCCCATCTCAGTGCCTGTCAGGAGGCATCATCACAATAATCCTCCCCCCAGTCAGGTTGGCTTAGGCAGGCGTTCTCGGGCTGAGAGCGTGACAGCCACTTCTCCTGTTAGACCCGGCAAACACAGCCATTCATTCAGAGTGAGAGCGTCCAGTGACGGGGAGGGCACCATGTCCAGGCCGGCGTCCGTTGATGGGAGTCCAAGCAGTCCGAGCACAGCCCGACTTCAATCGCAGCGACACAAGGGTGGATCCAGACTTCACCCTCCGCTCAATCACAGCAGATCAATACCCACGCCCACCTCGCGGTGCTCCCCTTCAGCCATCAGCCCCGTCAGCCTGTCTTCCAGCAGCACCAGCGGCCACGGATCCACGTCTGACTGCCTCTTTCCACGCCGCTCTAGCGCCTCCATATCTGGATCTCCCAGTGATGGCGGATTTATTTCCTCTGATGAATACGGATCTAGCCCCTGCGACTTTCGAAGCTCCTTCCGTAGCGTGACTCCGGACTCGCTTGGCCACACACCGCCTGCTAGGGAGGAGGAGATAAACAACTACATCTGCATGGCCAAGCCCGGTTCACTTCCTGGCACCGGGAGCCAATCGCGAAGCCAATCCAGAGGAACGCCATCGAGACTAGAGGAGCCCGAGTTGGAAAAATGTTTCCGGAAACGAACGCATTCTTCTGGTGCATCGCCGCCAACTCCGTGCCATCAAAAGACTCCCTCACAGTCGTCTTCTGCATCATTGGAGGAGTATACCGTAATGATGCCGGCATACCCACGAAGCCGCACTGCGTCGTCATCGTCGTCAACGCACAGGCACTCATTCATGCCTACCCATTCATACCCAGAGGAAGGTATCGATACGTCACAAGCAAAAGACCACAGTGGAACAGATCACAAAGATGACGGCTACATGCCCATGCTGCCGGGCGTTGCACCTGCGACCCCAACGGTGAAAAATGGTGACTACATGCCCATGAGTCCAAAAAGTGTTTCTGCACCACAGCAAATTATCAACCCCCGGCAACACTCGCATGTTGACTCCAATGGTTACATGATGATGTCACCAAGTGGCAGCTGCTCTCCAGATGGCACAACAAACTATGGCAAGATCTGGACTAATGGCATCAACCCTAAGCTCTCCATGGAGAGTATGGAAGGTAAAGTGTCATCTTGTGGAGACTACATAAACATGTCCCCGGCTAGTTGTTCAACGACTAGTACGCCTCCAGACTGCTTTTTCAACCCTGTAGAAGATCCTCCCAGGCCAATGTATGCTTACTTCTCTTTACCCCGCTCCTTCAAACACGCCAACAGGAAGCAAGACCAGAGCCCTCTTCGGATATCACTGGGCTCTAACCGATTGCCATACGCAGACTCTTCCTCATCTTCGGCGAGCAGCGACAGCTTGGGTGGTCAAGGCAACTCGCAGCAATCTGCTGTCAAACCCAAAAGGTCAGAGGGCAACAGTAGGCTGACACGGCCGACGCGGCTGTCATTGGATGCTAGCAAAGCAAGTACTCTCCCACGAACACGTGAGAGTCCCTTCCCCGCAGAGCCCAAAAGTCCTGGGGAGTATGTCAACATTGAGTTCAACGACAAGCCGTTTTCAGCAAGCTTAGCATCGCTGTTCCCACCTGTGTTTTCTGGAAGTGATGCTGAGGCACAATCAGACCTTTCATCATCTGAGTACATGAACATGCAGCCGGGGTCACAGGCCAGGCGGTTGTGCCCAGAAATGCAGATTTCCACTTCCTGTTCAGATTATGCCATCATCAACCCATCAGACTCTAAATCCTCCCCTCCGCTGACCTGTGAGAGCATATGTGACCGTGACTACATCAGCATGCAGTTAGCATCCTGCACTAGCTTTCCTAATACACAAATGATGCTGATGACCGAGGCCTTGCCAGATGCGGATGCTCCTCCTCGTTCTGTATCACCCAATCATGGCGTGACTGCATTAAGCGGTGCCCCAGGAAGACCAGCTCTGATGGGCTCTTTGTCAGGTCTTAGTGCATTCACGCGAGTTAACTCCACTTCCGGGTGGAACCAGGGGGCTAAAGTAATCCGGGCTGACCCACAGGGTCGACGGAGACACAGTTCAGAGACTTTTGCCTCCACGACACCAAGAGGCTCAGTTGACACATCAGCCACCTGTCAGTCAGGTGATGTAAAGCGCCACAGCTCCGCCTCTTTCGAGAATGTATGGTTAAGACCTGGTGAGGCCTCTGCTGCTTCTACCGCTCCTCCCTCATCTACAGTAACCAACGGACGAAGGGAAAACACTTCAGGCCCAATTCCCACATTAACAAACCATGACCAGAACGGCCTGAACTACATTGATCTGGATCTAGTGCAGAATGGAGAGCAGCATATTCCAGACTGGAATGCGTTCCAATCTCGGCCAGTGGAGCTGGGAGCCGTGGAAGGTATAGAAGAGCTCAGTGCCTACGCCAGTATAAACTTCCAGAAATCAGATGAGACCAGAGGGAATCTCGCACGCAGAGAAG
- the irs1 gene encoding insulin receptor substrate 1-B isoform X2: MASPTTEQGCFSDVKKVGYLRKPKSMHKRFFVLRAASASGPSRLEYYENEKKWRHKSGAPKRSVPLESCFNINKRADSKNKHLVALYTKDEYFAIAADSELEQESWYQALVDLHNRGKVHETASGRGIGEDNYGEATPGPAFKEVWQVILKPKGLGHIKNLIGVYRLCLTNKTISFVKLNSDAAAVVLQLMNIRRCGHSENFFFIEVGRSAVTGPGEFWMQVDDSVVAQNMHETILEAMKAMSEEFRPRSKSQSSSNCSNPISVPVRRHHHNNPPPSQVGLGRRSRAESVTATSPVRPGKHSHSFRVRASSDGEGTMSRPASVDGSPSSPSTARLQSQRHKGGSRLHPPLNHSRSIPTPTSRCSPSAISPVSLSSSSTSGHGSTSDCLFPRRSSASISGSPSDGGFISSDEYGSSPCDFRSSFRSVTPDSLGHTPPAREEEINNYICMAKPGSLPGTGSQSRSQSRGTPSRLEEPELEKCFRKRTHSSGASPPTPCHQKTPSQSSSASLEEYTVMMPAYPRSRTASSSSSTHRHSFMPTHSYPEEGIDTSQAKDHSGTDHKDDGYMPMLPGVAPATPTVKNGDYMPMSPKSVSAPQQIINPRQHSHVDSNGYMMMSPSGSCSPDGTTNYGKIWTNGINPKLSMESMEGKVSSCGDYINMSPASCSTTSTPPDCFFNPVEDPPRPMYAYFSLPRSFKHANRKQDQSPLRISLGSNRLPYADSSSSSASSDSLGGQGNSQQSAVKPKRSEGNSRLTRPTRLSLDASKASTLPRTRESPFPAEPKSPGEYVNIEFNDKPFSASLASLFPPVFSGSDAEAQSDLSSSEYMNMQPGSQARRLCPEMQISTSCSDYAIINPSDSKSSPPLTCESICDRDYISMQLASCTSFPNTQMMLMTEALPDADAPPRSVSPNHGVTALSGAPGRPALMGSLSGLSAFTRVNSTSGWNQGAKVIRADPQGRRRHSSETFASTTPRGSVDTSATCQSGDVKRHSSASFENVWLRPGEASAASTAPPSSTVTNGRRENTSGPIPTLTNHDQNGLNYIDLDLVQNGEQHIPDWNAFQSRPVELGAVEGIEELSAYASINFQKSDETRGNLARREE; encoded by the coding sequence aTGGCAAGCCCGACCACGGAGCAAGGATGTTTTTCGGATGTGAAAAAGGTGGGTTATTTAAGGAAACCCAAAAGCATGCACAAAAGGTTTTTTGTACTGAGGGCGGCGAGCGCCTCCGGACCGTCCCGACTGGAGTACTACGAAAACGAGAAGAAGTGGAGACACAAGTCTGGAGCACCGAAAAGGTCCGTTCCGCTGGAGAGCTGCTTTAACATCAACAAAAGAGCGGATTCTAAAAACAAACATCTCGTCGCGCTTTACACCAAGGATGAGTACTTTGCCATCGCTGCTGACAGCGAGTTAGAGCAGGAGTCATGGTATCAAGCCCTGGTTGATCTTCATAACAGAGGTAAAGTCCACGAAACTGCCTCGGGCCGCGGAATTGGCGAGGATAATTACGGCGAAGCCACGCCGGGACCTGCCTTCAAAGAGGTTTGGCAGGTTATTTTGAAACCAAAGGGTCTGGGTCACATAAAAAACTTGATTGGCGTTTACAGATTATGCCTCACTAATAAGACTATCAGTTTTGTGAAACTCAATTCAGATGCGGCCGCAGTGGTCCTGCAGTTGATGAACATTAGAAGATGTGGTCACTCTGAAAATTTCTTTTTCATTGAAGTTGGGAGATCTGCTGTGACGGGACCCGGGGAGTTTTGGATGCAAGTTGATGACTCCGTTGTGGCTCAGAACATGCATGAAACTATATTAGAAGCCATGAAAGCCATGAGTGAGGAGTTCAGACCCCGCAGCAAAAGTCAGTCGTCTTCCAACTGCTCGAACCCCATCTCAGTGCCTGTCAGGAGGCATCATCACAATAATCCTCCCCCCAGTCAGGTTGGCTTAGGCAGGCGTTCTCGGGCTGAGAGCGTGACAGCCACTTCTCCTGTTAGACCCGGCAAACACAGCCATTCATTCAGAGTGAGAGCGTCCAGTGACGGGGAGGGCACCATGTCCAGGCCGGCGTCCGTTGATGGGAGTCCAAGCAGTCCGAGCACAGCCCGACTTCAATCGCAGCGACACAAGGGTGGATCCAGACTTCACCCTCCGCTCAATCACAGCAGATCAATACCCACGCCCACCTCGCGGTGCTCCCCTTCAGCCATCAGCCCCGTCAGCCTGTCTTCCAGCAGCACCAGCGGCCACGGATCCACGTCTGACTGCCTCTTTCCACGCCGCTCTAGCGCCTCCATATCTGGATCTCCCAGTGATGGCGGATTTATTTCCTCTGATGAATACGGATCTAGCCCCTGCGACTTTCGAAGCTCCTTCCGTAGCGTGACTCCGGACTCGCTTGGCCACACACCGCCTGCTAGGGAGGAGGAGATAAACAACTACATCTGCATGGCCAAGCCCGGTTCACTTCCTGGCACCGGGAGCCAATCGCGAAGCCAATCCAGAGGAACGCCATCGAGACTAGAGGAGCCCGAGTTGGAAAAATGTTTCCGGAAACGAACGCATTCTTCTGGTGCATCGCCGCCAACTCCGTGCCATCAAAAGACTCCCTCACAGTCGTCTTCTGCATCATTGGAGGAGTATACCGTAATGATGCCGGCATACCCACGAAGCCGCACTGCGTCGTCATCGTCGTCAACGCACAGGCACTCATTCATGCCTACCCATTCATACCCAGAGGAAGGTATCGATACGTCACAAGCAAAAGACCACAGTGGAACAGATCACAAAGATGACGGCTACATGCCCATGCTGCCGGGCGTTGCACCTGCGACCCCAACGGTGAAAAATGGTGACTACATGCCCATGAGTCCAAAAAGTGTTTCTGCACCACAGCAAATTATCAACCCCCGGCAACACTCGCATGTTGACTCCAATGGTTACATGATGATGTCACCAAGTGGCAGCTGCTCTCCAGATGGCACAACAAACTATGGCAAGATCTGGACTAATGGCATCAACCCTAAGCTCTCCATGGAGAGTATGGAAGGTAAAGTGTCATCTTGTGGAGACTACATAAACATGTCCCCGGCTAGTTGTTCAACGACTAGTACGCCTCCAGACTGCTTTTTCAACCCTGTAGAAGATCCTCCCAGGCCAATGTATGCTTACTTCTCTTTACCCCGCTCCTTCAAACACGCCAACAGGAAGCAAGACCAGAGCCCTCTTCGGATATCACTGGGCTCTAACCGATTGCCATACGCAGACTCTTCCTCATCTTCGGCGAGCAGCGACAGCTTGGGTGGTCAAGGCAACTCGCAGCAATCTGCTGTCAAACCCAAAAGGTCAGAGGGCAACAGTAGGCTGACACGGCCGACGCGGCTGTCATTGGATGCTAGCAAAGCAAGTACTCTCCCACGAACACGTGAGAGTCCCTTCCCCGCAGAGCCCAAAAGTCCTGGGGAGTATGTCAACATTGAGTTCAACGACAAGCCGTTTTCAGCAAGCTTAGCATCGCTGTTCCCACCTGTGTTTTCTGGAAGTGATGCTGAGGCACAATCAGACCTTTCATCATCTGAGTACATGAACATGCAGCCGGGGTCACAGGCCAGGCGGTTGTGCCCAGAAATGCAGATTTCCACTTCCTGTTCAGATTATGCCATCATCAACCCATCAGACTCTAAATCCTCCCCTCCGCTGACCTGTGAGAGCATATGTGACCGTGACTACATCAGCATGCAGTTAGCATCCTGCACTAGCTTTCCTAATACACAAATGATGCTGATGACCGAGGCCTTGCCAGATGCGGATGCTCCTCCTCGTTCTGTATCACCCAATCATGGCGTGACTGCATTAAGCGGTGCCCCAGGAAGACCAGCTCTGATGGGCTCTTTGTCAGGTCTTAGTGCATTCACGCGAGTTAACTCCACTTCCGGGTGGAACCAGGGGGCTAAAGTAATCCGGGCTGACCCACAGGGTCGACGGAGACACAGTTCAGAGACTTTTGCCTCCACGACACCAAGAGGCTCAGTTGACACATCAGCCACCTGTCAGTCAGGTGATGTAAAGCGCCACAGCTCCGCCTCTTTCGAGAATGTATGGTTAAGACCTGGTGAGGCCTCTGCTGCTTCTACCGCTCCTCCCTCATCTACAGTAACCAACGGACGAAGGGAAAACACTTCAGGCCCAATTCCCACATTAACAAACCATGACCAGAACGGCCTGAACTACATTGATCTGGATCTAGTGCAGAATGGAGAGCAGCATATTCCAGACTGGAATGCGTTCCAATCTCGGCCAGTGGAGCTGGGAGCCGTGGAAGGTATAGAAGAGCTCAGTGCCTACGCCAGTATAAACTTCCAGAAATCAGATGAGACCAGAGGGAATCTCGCACGCAGAGAAG
- the rhbdd1 gene encoding rhomboid-related protein 4: protein MNRNRQRGFNLGLLLLASQVFQLGIDNIPPVTLATLGLNVYLFLFPVKPLLQTCLSVREAYWYRDWGRLLLSPFHHVDDMHLYFNMASLLWKGIKLEKKLGGAWFAYLLSVFSLLTGLVYLLLETGLTKMTEDSSYSLQCAVGFSGVLFGLKVVNNHYHPGGSTYVMGLPIANRYACWVELVLIHIMNPGTSFVGHLAGILVGLLYTNGPLKRLMKICAGFVTSNGHYGGQQTYYSSAGYSGYGMPYPPNTHYGQQSFNQRNYGAPYREPYNTQMPSAPPQHPYTGGLSDEEQYEAAVRASLNDRGGSTQARSSHGSYSHPTPEEIRWRRLQRFTS from the exons ATG AATCGTAACAGACAAAGGGGATTCAATCTCGGCCTGCTCCTACTGGCCTCTCAGGTTTTCCAGCTGGGAATAGACAACATCCCACCTGTCACTCTTGCAACACTGGGCCTCAATGTCTATTTGTTCCTCTTTCCTGTCAAACCCCTCCTGCAG ACGTGTTTAAGTGTTCGGGAGGCGTACTGGTACAGAGACTGGGGTCGTCTGTTGCTGTCACCGTTTCACCATGTTGACGACATGCACCTGTACTTCAACATGGCCTCGCTCCTCTGGAAGGGCATCAAGCTTGAGAAGAAGCTGGGAGGCGCCTGGTTTGCGTACCTGTTGTCTGTCTTCTCTCTGCTCACCGGATTGGTCTACCTGCTCCTGGAGACAGGACTGACCAAGATGACGGAAGACTCCTCGTACAGTCTACAGTGTGCGGTGGGGTTCTCGG GTGTCCTGTTTGGGCTGAAGGTGGTGAATAATCATTATCATCCAGGTGGGTCCACGTACGTCATGGGGCTGCCCATAGCCAATCGCTACGCCTGCTGGGTGGAGTTGGTCCTCATCCATATCATGAATCCAGG GACGTCATTTGTTGGACATCTGGCTGGGATCCTGGTTGGGCTGCTCTACACGAATGGACCACTAAAGAGACTCATGAAAATCTGTGCAG GCTTTGTGACATCTAATGGGCATTATGGAGGGCAGCAGACATACTACAGTTCAGCAG GATACAGTGGATATGGCATGCCGTATCCTCCAAACACCCATTACGGACAGCAGTCATTTAATCAAAGGAACTATGGCGCCCCCTACAGGGAGCCGTACAACACACAGATGCCCTCTGCGCCACCCCAGCATCCCTATACAGGAGGACTGTCAGATGAGGAGCAGTATGAGGCCGCTGTCAGGGCCAGCCTGAATGACAGAG GTGGTTCTACACAGGCTAGATCTTCACATGGCTCTTATTCCCACCCGACCCCTGAAGAGATCCGCTGGCGACGACTTCAGAGATTTACCAGCTGA